Genomic DNA from Streptomyces sp. GS7:
CGCCGGACCGTGCACCGGAACCCGGATCCAGCCTCCCGGATCCCGCCCCGAACACGAACCACGGCCGACCCCTGTAGCCCGAACTCCGTTTGCGCACCGGGTAGTTGGCCGACCACCGCGGCACCTGCCTCGACGTCGCGACCTCAGAATTGCCCACCGAATCCCCGGCGAACCCACCGGCAACGGGCGATTCCCTCGCAAGCATGAGGAACCCCGGGTAAACCCCGACGCCCCCACTTACACCCTCTGGATGCCCCCACGACCCACTACCGGCCGCCCACCCCAAGGGAACAGCACGCCCCCGGCTCCCCGACCCCCGGCGCACTCCCCGATCACCTCGCACGCCCTCCGATTCCCCCTTCCCTTCATCGAACATTCGTACGAAAATGGATCTATGGCCATGCCCCGACGCCATACCGCACCGAGCACCGGAACACCGGCCGCGGCCGAGGTCCCGGAAGACCTCCCCGCCGACCTCGGCCCCTCCCCTGGTGACACCCCCGCCCCTGGGTCGGCGGACGCACACCACACCGCCCTCGCGCACGCCCTCATGGCCGCCGAGCGCGGCTACGCCGTCATCCCCCTGACCCGCACCAAGCTCCCCGCCATCCGGTCCCCGCACCGCGACGGCCACGACCGGCCCGGCACCCCGCCCTGCCGCGGCGCCTGCGGCCGGCTCGGGCACGGCGTGCACGACGCGAGCATTGATCCGCTCACCGTCCGCCGCATGTTCGCCGCCGCCCCCTGGGCGACCGGCTACGGCATCGCCTGCGGCCGGCCCCCGCACCACCTCATCGGCGTCGACCTCGACACCAAGAACGGCGCCGACGGCCTCACCGCCCTCCATTTCGTCGCCGAGGCGCACGCCTTCCCGCTCCCGCCGACCGTCACCGTCCTCACCCCGAGCGGCGGCCGGCACCTCTGGTTCACCGGCCCGCCGGTGCCGCCCGTCGGCAACTCCGCCGGGCGGCTCGCCCCCGGCATCGACATCCGCGGCACCGGCGGCTACCTGGTCGGGCCCGGCTCGCTGACCACCCGCGGGCGGTATGTGCTCGCGCCGGGGACACCGCGCCGCCCCGCCCCCGTACCGCGGGCGCTGCTCGCCCTGCTCACGCCCCCGCCCGGCGCCACCCGCCGCACACCCCCGCGCTCCGGCCCGTACGCGGACCCCGGCTCCGGCCCGCAGCAGGCCGCCGCCCTCGTACGCTTCGTCCGCGCCTCCCCCCGGGGGCAGCGCAACGCCCGCCTCTTCTGGGCCGCCTGCCGCGCCTGGGAGTCCGGACTCGGCCCCGAACTCGCCGAACGGCTGCTCGCGGCGGCCCGTCACACCGGACTGCCGGACGACGAGGCCCGCGCAACCCTCGCGTCGGCGGCACGGCACTAGGTGTGCTGTCCGGGGACGTCAGCGATGTGCGTGCGCTCTCCGCCCTACGGCCCTACGCCGCCGGCTTCCGCGCCTCGATCAGAAACCGCGTCGTATGCGCCACGAAGGCGCCCTCGCGCCGGATCAGGGCGTCCAACTCCCGCAGCCGGTCGCGGTAGTGGTCGACCGCGAAGCCCGGCACCATCCACACCACCTTCCGCAGGAAATACACGACCGCCCCGATGTCGAAGAACTCGGTCCGCAGCGACTCCGCCCGCACATCGACCACGTCCAGCCCCGCCGCCCGTGCATCCCGTCGCGCACTGTCGGGGTGACGGGCCCGGCGCACCTCTTCCGGCTGCGGCCCCAGGAAGTACTCCACCAGCTCGAACACGCTGGCCGGGCCGACCTGTTGGGAGAAGTACGTACCGCCCGGCCGCAGCACTCGGGCGATCTCGTCCCACCACACGGTCACCGGATGGCGGCTGGCCACCAGATCGAACGCCGCGTCCCCGAACGGCAGCGGCGGCTCGTCCTCATCGGCCACCACCACCGCGCCCAGCGGATGCAGCAAGGCCGTCGCCCTGGCGATATTCGGCGGCCAGGACTCCGTGGCCGCCATCACCCGCGGGAACGCGCCCGCCCCGGCGAGCACCTCCCCGCCCCCGGTCTGGATGTCGAGCGCGGCGGACGCCCGCGCCAGCCGCTCCCCGAGCTGCCGCTGATAACCCCACGAAGGCCGCTGCTCCGTGGCCCGCCCGGCCAGCCAGGAAAAGTCCCAGCCCGCCACCGAGACCGCGTCGGCCTCCGCCACCAATTCCTCGAACGATCGCGCCATACCCGTACGATCCCCCGCAGAACGACCCCACCGCCAGCGAATTGCGCGGCGCGCGTTCCGGTCGGGACATCAGCCGCCGCTCAGGCCGACTCCACCGAAGGCTCCGGCTCCCCTCGGAACTCCGGCTCCCCCGAGAACTCCGGTTCCACCGGGAGTGAAAGCTCCGGCCGGTCCCAGGCCACCGCCGGCGGATACGCCGGCACCGTCCCGATACGCCGCGCCCCCACACTCCGGTAGAAGCCCTCGGCCGGCGGATGCGAAACGATCCGCACCCGGCCGGCACCGGCCCGCCGCGCCTCGCCCCGCAGATGCTCGATCAGCAGCCGGCCGATTCCCAGCCCCTGCGCCCGGTCCGCCACGAACAGCAGATCCAGCTCCGCGGGCCCGACCGGATCCACCATCAGCGCATAGAAACCGAGCACCTCGCCGTCGCCGCGCTCGCCCCCGGCAGCCACGAAGACCCGGTGCGCGGAGATGTAGTCGGGCCCCACCCGATACCCGTCCACCATTGCCGCATAAGGCCCCTCGTACGCCCCCGACGTACGCACCATCCGCGTCAGCCGCCCGGCGTCCCGCTCCTCGGCCCGCCGTATGACGACGGCGCCGCCCCGGGCCCCGCCCCGTATCCCGGACCTCCGCGTACCCATTGCCAGCACTTCCCGTCCTGTGCACCACATCGTCGGCGCAGCGCCTTCCGCCGCCCGACCGCCCGCCCCGTACCTCACCCCGGGCGCTGCCGTTCCCCCACGGTATCGCCCGGCAATTCCCGCACCACGCCGAGATCCCGGGGGCAGCGAACCCGGGGAGCAGCGACCACGTAGAGAGGGGAGAGAGGCAGGAAACCCAGAGAAGGAAGAGCGACAGGGAGCCCGGAGAAGAAGGGAGGGGCAGAGAACCCCGGAGCGAACCCCGCCGCCACACGCGCACCCGCCCACCCGCCACCCTCCCGAGATTCGAACGGGTGAGCGGTATCCTTCGATCGTGGCTGACAAGCAGAAGACCCATGACTTCCCCCAGGACCTGCGGGAAGCCCAGTTGGAGCTGCACCAGGTCCAGGCCGCGCTCGCCGCCCTCTACAAGCGGCTGCCGTGGTCGGTCGTACCGCT
This window encodes:
- a CDS encoding methyltransferase domain-containing protein → MARSFEELVAEADAVSVAGWDFSWLAGRATEQRPSWGYQRQLGERLARASAALDIQTGGGEVLAGAGAFPRVMAATESWPPNIARATALLHPLGAVVVADEDEPPLPFGDAAFDLVASRHPVTVWWDEIARVLRPGGTYFSQQVGPASVFELVEYFLGPQPEEVRRARHPDSARRDARAAGLDVVDVRAESLRTEFFDIGAVVYFLRKVVWMVPGFAVDHYRDRLRELDALIRREGAFVAHTTRFLIEARKPAA
- a CDS encoding bifunctional DNA primase/polymerase — its product is MAAERGYAVIPLTRTKLPAIRSPHRDGHDRPGTPPCRGACGRLGHGVHDASIDPLTVRRMFAAAPWATGYGIACGRPPHHLIGVDLDTKNGADGLTALHFVAEAHAFPLPPTVTVLTPSGGRHLWFTGPPVPPVGNSAGRLAPGIDIRGTGGYLVGPGSLTTRGRYVLAPGTPRRPAPVPRALLALLTPPPGATRRTPPRSGPYADPGSGPQQAAALVRFVRASPRGQRNARLFWAACRAWESGLGPELAERLLAAARHTGLPDDEARATLASAARH
- a CDS encoding GNAT family N-acetyltransferase; this translates as MGTRRSGIRGGARGGAVVIRRAEERDAGRLTRMVRTSGAYEGPYAAMVDGYRVGPDYISAHRVFVAAGGERGDGEVLGFYALMVDPVGPAELDLLFVADRAQGLGIGRLLIEHLRGEARRAGAGRVRIVSHPPAEGFYRSVGARRIGTVPAYPPAVAWDRPELSLPVEPEFSGEPEFRGEPEPSVESA